In the genome of Bremerella sp. P1, the window CTCGGCCGCCAGATACTGGGCGGTCTCGTAACATGCCGTGTGAATACGACGATAACCTTCCTTGCCGAGTCGCAGAAAGTTGTAGTATTGGCAAACGATCTGTCCCCCAGGCCGCGAGAAGTTGAGCGCGATGTCGCGCATGTTACCCCCGAGGTAGTTGACCCAAAATACGAGATCCTCCGGCAAGTCCGTTTCCTCACGCCAGATGATCCAGCCAGCACCCAGTGGTGCAAGACCGAACTTGTGTCCCGAACTGTTGATCGACTTCACGCGTGGCAGACGAAAGTCCCAAACCAGGTCGGGAGCACAGAACGGAGCCAGGAATCCACCGCTCGCCCCATCGACATGAATCGGAATATCAATCCCGGTCTCTTTCTCGTATTTATCGAGTGCCTCGGAAACTGCCTGGACAGGCTCGAATTGACACGTGAACGTCACGCCGAGAGTCGGTACGACGCCAATGGTATTCTCGTCACAACGCTTCATGACTTCTTCCGGCGTCATAATGAAGCGATCTCCCTCCAAAGGGATCTCTCGCAGCTCAATATCCCAGTATCGAGCAAACTTGTGCCAGCAGATCTGAACTGGTCCGGTTATCAGGTTGGGCTTATCAATCGATTTGCCTGCCTTCTTGCGCTTGGCCTCCCAGCGACGTTTCATCGCCATACCACCCAACATGGCTGCTTCACTTGAGCCTGTGGTCGAACACCCAACCGTGTCGGCACCATGCGGAGAGTTCCAGAGGTCGGCCAGCATGTGAACACAGCGAGCTTCGATCTCAGCCGTTTGAGGATATTCGTCCTTATCAACCATGTTCTTGTCGATGCACTCGTCCATCAGCTTATGAACCTCAGGCTCGACCCATGTCTGACAGAACGTTGCCAGGTTTTGCCGCGAATTGCCATCGAGCATCAGTTCATCGTGAACGATCGAGTAAACATGCCGTGGATCACTCTCGTCCGATGGAAACTTGTACTTGGGAATCTGAACCGAAAGATCGTTCGATGCATAGATGTCATCGTCCAGCATTTCACGAACGGCCCTCTTGGCGTGAAGCGACATCGTCTCTATCTCCTCGTTAAACATCGATGGTCGTGAATCCCAGGCACTCAACAGCGCGGCTCCATCATACACCATCGGACAAATCCGGTTGTGAAGCTAAATGCTTTACGCATTAAGATTCCGAGGTGCCACGCATTTCCCGATTAGGTACCAAGAAGGCGGTTTCAACGAAAAACATGAGAAATGTGATTCACATTTCCAGGGAGAACTCCTAAACTCGAGGTACGGCAACGATGCTTGCTTCCAATTCGCCCCATTTCCTTCCTTTCGCAATCTGCGAACTTTCTCAACTGTCTCCTTACCGTACCACTGCTTCGCCATGATGATACCACGTTATATCTTCTACAAGTTGCCAACCTTGGTCGTTAGTGGCCTGCTGTTGCTGCTTCCTCTGGCATGTTTTGCGGGTGAGCCTGACTACAAGGACCAATTGCTGCCCGTTCCCCCGAAGCAGCCAACCGAGGCGATTGAGAGCTTTCAGCTAGCCGATGGTTTTCGTATCGAGTTGGCCGCGGCCGAGCCTAATGTGGTTGATCCTGTCGCCATGGCGTTTGATGCCGATGGTCGTCTGTTTGTCATCGAGATGCGTGGCTATTCCGAAGACGACGGCGAAATCCTCGGCCGTGTACGAATGCTCGAAGACGAAAACGACGACGGCACATACGAGAAAAGTACCGTTTTCGCGGAAGGATTCTCGTGGCCGACCGCTATATGCTGTACACGCGGAGGCATTCTCGTGGGCGCCGCTCCGGATATTCTTTGGCTGAAAGATACCGATGGGGATGGCAAGGCAGACGAGCGACAAGTTGTCTTTACTGGTTTCAATAAGTCAAACGTGCAAGGACTTCTTAATACGTTCAAGTGGGGACTTGATAACCGTATTCACGGCGTCACAAGTTCAAGTGGAGGAAACGTACAGAAGGTCGTTGACGGGAAACCAACTGGCGAACCAATTCCGTTGCGGGGACGTGACTTCTCGATCGATCCGCTCACCATGGACATGATCGCGATCAGTGGCGGCGGTCAGCATGGGATGAGTATGAACAGCTGGGGAGAAAAGTTTACGTGCAGCAATAGCGATCATTTGCAGCAGATTGTCTTCGAGGACCGATATCTGGCACGTAATCCTTATCTAAGCGCATCCTCCGTTCGGCGGAGTATCGCGCAAGATGGCCCGCAGGCCGAAGTCTATCGAACGAGCCCAGTTGAAGCGTGGCGTGTTATCCGAACGAAACTTCGTGCGGACAAAATTGTCCCTGGCATTGTCGAAGGGGGAGGGCGTCCGGCAGGCTACTTCACCGGAGCGACCGGTGCCACCATCTTCCGTGGAGATGCGTGGCCGAAGCAATTTCTGGGCATGGCAATTATCGGCGATGTCGGTAGCAACCTGATTCACCGCAAGAAGCTCATCGAACACGGAGTCGCCTACCAAGGCCAGCGAATTGATGAAGGTGAAGAGTTCATTTCCTCCAGCGATATCTGGTTTCGCCCCGTTCAATATGCCAACGCTCCGGATGGATCGCTCTATGTCGCGGACATGTATCGAGAGGTAATCGAACACCCCAAGTCACTTCCTCCGATGATCAAGAAGCATCTTGACCTTACCAGTGGCCGAGATAGTGGTCGAATCTATCGCGTAATCGCCAGCGACGCCCAGCGGCGACCAACGCCTCGTATGACCCAAATGCCGACCGCTGAATTGATTTCTCTGCTCAATCATCCGAATTCGTGGCACCGCGAAACGGCCGCCAGGCTCATTTACGAACGCCAGGATTTCACGGTGGTACCACTACTTGAAACGAGCGTTACCAGTGCATCACTCCCTGAAGGTCGAGTCGTCTCACTCACAGCGCTGGCTGGCTTGAAGACGCTGTCGGCCGACATATTGCTCGCCGCTCTCAAGGATGAGCACCCACGTGTTCGCCAGCAAGCCGTTCGATTTGCCGAACCGCTACTGAAGAACTCTCCGGAACTGCAAAAACAGGTTACTAGTCTTGTCGATGATTCCGATGTGCATGTCCGGTTTCAATTGGCTCTTGCGGCCGGCTACCTTCCAGATGATGACAAGGTCAACGTGCTTAAGCGACTTGCCATTTTAGATGGAGCTGACCACGATTTCCTCACCGCTATTCAAAGTTCCCTATCAACAAGCGCTGGGCCATTACTAGCCGAGCTTGCTGGGCAGCGTGCTGGCCCGAAGCAATTGCTTTCATCCCTCGCTCGCCAGATTGGCAAGCAGCAGCGACCAGAAGACATTGCGGTCGTGGCGAAGCTACTCTCGGAGCTGAGTCGTGACCAACCTGAGGTCTTTCAGCTAGTGATTACCCATCTCGACGCAGCTTCTGGCAGTTCTTTAGCCCAACAGTTGGCCAAAGCCACCCGTGGTGAGTCAGAAGCCGTTATCCAGAAGATGATCGATCAAGCCCAGGCCACCTTAAAGAAGCGTGATTCCCCGTTAGAAGAACGCCTCCGTGCCATCGATGTCCTTCCCTTTGGCAAGTTGGATTCGACGATCTTTGGTGGGTTGTTAGAACCTTCTCAGCCGCTGGCAATTCAGGACGCATCCTTGAGAGCAATGCGGCGATTCGATGACCCTCAAGTAGCAACATTGATCGTTACTCACTGGCCAAGCATGGCACCTGGAATGCGGACAAAGGCCGCACAGCTTCTCAGTACGAGAACAAGTTGGGTTGGCATTCTTCTGGATGCGATCCACGACAACTCGATTCCAGCGGCTGACATCGACTTACCGCAATTGGCAAAACTAAAACCGCTCCTTTCGGAAGAACGTCGTAAGCAGATTGACTCGCTCATGAATCGCCAAACCAATTCCGATAGAGCCGATATTGTCCAAGCGTATCGCTCGTCACTCACGATGGCGGGAGATAAAGACCGGGGCAGAAACGTGTTCAACAAGCACTGTACGGCCTGCCATCAGCTCAATGGCGAAGGGCATCCCATCGGTCCGAACCTAGCCGCTATGAAGAACCGAGGAGCCGAGGCAATTCTGGTAAACGTCTTGAATCCCAACGCGGAAGTCAATCCACAATACATGAACTACCTCTGCCTGACGAGCGACGGACGAACCATTTCCGGGGTCATCACGAACGAGACAGCCACGAGCATTACGCTTGTTCAAGCAGATAATAAGTCAGAAACCATTCTTCGGATCGATATCGACCAACTCAGAAGCACGGGCGTCTCGTTGATGCCAGAAGGCCTCGAAAAGGTGATCGATCCGCAGGCCATGTCTGACCTCCTGAACTACATTACTGATTCCAAATGACCTTTGAACATTCCTACAGATAACAAGCACACTTTTGCTGACCTGGTTTCAAGGATCTTTTCCATGACACTCGCCAGAACTCCTTCCGTTTTGATGATCCTTCTACTGACCCTTGCGTTTGCCGCAATTCCGCTGACCGGCCTACACGCCGAGGCCTTAAAGGTTGCGACATTCAAAGTCGACGCATCCCCGCCAGTTGGAAGCCCTCTCGCGTACGATCCAGCCAAGGGGATCCAAATGCCACTCTCTTTCCGGGGCATCATTCTGCAAGGACGAGATACGTACGTCCTTTGCTCGGTCGACTGGCTTGGCGTATCAAGCGATTCGCAAAAGGGTTTTAAACAAGCTATTGCCGAAGCGGTCGACACCGAACCAAAGTATGTCGTGATTCATGCAATTCACCAGCACGATGCTCCCCGCTGTGACGCAACCACTCAGGCCGTCTTTGATGAGTTCGACTTAGACTACGACATGTTCGATCTGAAGTTCATCGAAGAGATCCAAACCAAAGCGGCAACTGCGGCGAAGCAGTCGCTCACAACCTTGGAAACGGTAACGCACATCGGGACCGGGCAGGCAGAGATTGAAAAGGTTGCCTCTAACCGTCGAATCCTTGGACCGGACGGTAAGGTGAAGTATGTCCGATATACGGCGACCAAAGACCCAGTCGTTCGCGCACAGCCGATTGGGACAATCGATCCATTGTGCAAGGCAATCAGCTTTTGGAATGACGACCGCCCTTTGGCGGTGATGACCTACTACGCGACCCACCCGCAAAGCTACTACCGAACGGGTCTCGCCAATCCAGATTTCCCTGGCATGGCCCGTAATGCCCGCGAAGAGAAGACCGACACGTTCCATATTCACTTCAATGGCGCCGGTGGCAATATTGGGGCGGGCAAATGGAACGATGGCGCAAGAGCGAATCGCGCGGTATTGGCCAAGCGAGTCGAAGACGGGATGCAGCATGCCTGGGAAGCCACCGAGAAGCAACCAATCCACGCGGAAGATGTGACCATGGAATCTGTCGATGTGCTTCTTCCGCTATCTCCTTTCATTCAGAAAGAAGAGGCAATTCGCGAGCTAGAGAATAAGGAGCTCGATCGTTTGACCCACTTCCGTGCCGCTCGCGAATTGGCGTGGCTGCGCCGTCACGAAGCAGGCGACGCCATCGCGATTCAGTGCCTGGCCATCGGTGATGCAAGAATCCTACACATGCCAGGCGAGTTATTCGTCGAATATCAGCTGGCGGCTCAAAAGCTTCGGCCTGATCTGTTTGTCGCCATGGCCGCGTATGGCGACTACGCCCCAGGCTACATTGGCACCGAGGTCTCTTACGGAGAAGGTGGCTACGAAACGAGCCGCACCGCCTCGCGCGTATCTGGCCGATCGGAACAGGTCTTGATGGGCGCTATCACCAAGCTGCTGCAAGACCATTCCGAGAAATAGTTAGGCCAAGTCCTTCAACGGCCCCGTGCTATCTCCGAATGCTTCCACTTCGACTCCCATGCGATCGAGCATCGCATGGTAAAGATTGCATAGCGGCACCTGACCTTCGGCTGGCAGGTGACGTCCTGAGTTCAAGCTTTGTCCACCACGACCTCCCAAGAGAATCGGGAGGTTATCCGGATCGTGGCGGTTTCCGTCCGACATACTGGAACCGAACAGGATCATGCAATTGTCCAGCAGGGTCCCGTCACCTTCCTTGATGCTTCGCAGCTTAGTTAACATTTGGGCAAACTGTTCGACGTGCCAACGATTGATGCGTTGATACTGTTCGATCTTTTCCTTCTTATTTTCATGGTGCGACAGCTCGTGATGCCCACCACGAACGCCGTCAAGGAAAGAAAAGTTTCTGCCAGATACGTCGTTGGCAAACATCAGCGACGCAACACGTGTGGAATCCGTCTGAAACGCTAGAACGATCAGATCCAGCATGATGGAAATATGTTCGCGAAAGTCAC includes:
- a CDS encoding PVC-type heme-binding CxxCH protein, with protein sequence MMIPRYIFYKLPTLVVSGLLLLLPLACFAGEPDYKDQLLPVPPKQPTEAIESFQLADGFRIELAAAEPNVVDPVAMAFDADGRLFVIEMRGYSEDDGEILGRVRMLEDENDDGTYEKSTVFAEGFSWPTAICCTRGGILVGAAPDILWLKDTDGDGKADERQVVFTGFNKSNVQGLLNTFKWGLDNRIHGVTSSSGGNVQKVVDGKPTGEPIPLRGRDFSIDPLTMDMIAISGGGQHGMSMNSWGEKFTCSNSDHLQQIVFEDRYLARNPYLSASSVRRSIAQDGPQAEVYRTSPVEAWRVIRTKLRADKIVPGIVEGGGRPAGYFTGATGATIFRGDAWPKQFLGMAIIGDVGSNLIHRKKLIEHGVAYQGQRIDEGEEFISSSDIWFRPVQYANAPDGSLYVADMYREVIEHPKSLPPMIKKHLDLTSGRDSGRIYRVIASDAQRRPTPRMTQMPTAELISLLNHPNSWHRETAARLIYERQDFTVVPLLETSVTSASLPEGRVVSLTALAGLKTLSADILLAALKDEHPRVRQQAVRFAEPLLKNSPELQKQVTSLVDDSDVHVRFQLALAAGYLPDDDKVNVLKRLAILDGADHDFLTAIQSSLSTSAGPLLAELAGQRAGPKQLLSSLARQIGKQQRPEDIAVVAKLLSELSRDQPEVFQLVITHLDAASGSSLAQQLAKATRGESEAVIQKMIDQAQATLKKRDSPLEERLRAIDVLPFGKLDSTIFGGLLEPSQPLAIQDASLRAMRRFDDPQVATLIVTHWPSMAPGMRTKAAQLLSTRTSWVGILLDAIHDNSIPAADIDLPQLAKLKPLLSEERRKQIDSLMNRQTNSDRADIVQAYRSSLTMAGDKDRGRNVFNKHCTACHQLNGEGHPIGPNLAAMKNRGAEAILVNVLNPNAEVNPQYMNYLCLTSDGRTISGVITNETATSITLVQADNKSETILRIDIDQLRSTGVSLMPEGLEKVIDPQAMSDLLNYITDSK
- a CDS encoding glutamate decarboxylase produces the protein MSLHAKRAVREMLDDDIYASNDLSVQIPKYKFPSDESDPRHVYSIVHDELMLDGNSRQNLATFCQTWVEPEVHKLMDECIDKNMVDKDEYPQTAEIEARCVHMLADLWNSPHGADTVGCSTTGSSEAAMLGGMAMKRRWEAKRKKAGKSIDKPNLITGPVQICWHKFARYWDIELREIPLEGDRFIMTPEEVMKRCDENTIGVVPTLGVTFTCQFEPVQAVSEALDKYEKETGIDIPIHVDGASGGFLAPFCAPDLVWDFRLPRVKSINSSGHKFGLAPLGAGWIIWREETDLPEDLVFWVNYLGGNMRDIALNFSRPGGQIVCQYYNFLRLGKEGYRRIHTACYETAQYLAAEIAKLGPFEIIYGGGMDSGIPALCWRIREGVSPGFTLYDLADRLRARGWQVPAYSLPANRQDLAIQRILVRHGVSRDLAALLLQDMKRALEYFEQHPIQTPLTAEEASGFHH